In one Deltaproteobacteria bacterium genomic region, the following are encoded:
- the efp gene encoding elongation factor P yields MYSASDLKKNLKIQIDGEPYVIVDFEFSKPGKGQALYRCKLKNMITGSQFDRTFRSVDSFEPANLQEKKMQYLYRDESNYCFMDNETYEQVFLMDDQVGDARNFLIENLDVEILFFGEKALGITLPNFIDVTVIKAEPWAKGDSVTGKTKPAEVETGYIVQVPPFVEEGERIRIDTRSGDYVTRVKE; encoded by the coding sequence ATGTATTCCGCCAGTGACCTGAAGAAGAACCTGAAGATACAGATCGATGGTGAACCCTATGTTATCGTCGATTTCGAATTTTCAAAGCCGGGGAAGGGGCAGGCGCTTTATCGCTGTAAGCTGAAGAACATGATCACCGGTTCCCAGTTCGACCGCACCTTTCGTTCCGTTGATAGCTTCGAGCCGGCGAACCTTCAGGAAAAAAAGATGCAGTATCTCTACCGCGACGAGAGCAATTACTGCTTCATGGACAATGAGACCTACGAACAGGTCTTTCTCATGGACGACCAGGTGGGTGACGCCCGTAACTTTCTCATTGAGAACCTTGATGTGGAAATACTTTTCTTCGGTGAAAAGGCACTGGGCATCACGCTTCCCAACTTCATCGATGTCACGGTGATAAAGGCGGAACCCTGGGCCAAGGGTGATTCGGTCACGGGGAAGACCAAGCCCGCTGAAGTCGAGACGGGATATATCGTACAGGTTCCCCCCTTCGTAGAGGAAGGGGAGCGGATCCGCATCGATACCAGAAGCGGGGATTATGTGACAAGGGTCAAAGAATAA
- the genX gene encoding EF-P lysine aminoacylase GenX: MDEQRIVAGRRNNLRVRAEMLQAVRLFFIERDYLEVETPIRVPTLAPESHIDAVSSGEWFLQTSPELCMKRLLAAGYDRIFQISKCFRGAERGSRHVPEFTLLEWYRRDAGYEDLMDECEDLLLFVSGRLGRGTRLRYRDEWIGLARPWERISVRDAFLRFCPVPVEQALDDGSFDELMVTHIEPRIGRGKPVFLYDYPTSLGALARKKQSDPTVAERFELYLGGLELANAFSELTEVAEQRDRFRKEEEYRRKAGKTPYPPAEKFLRALERMPESAGIALGIDRLAMIFADATSIDNVLSFTPEML; encoded by the coding sequence ATAGATGAACAACGGATAGTGGCGGGGCGCCGGAACAATCTGCGGGTTCGCGCGGAGATGCTCCAGGCGGTCCGCCTTTTTTTTATCGAAAGAGACTATCTTGAAGTGGAGACCCCCATCAGGGTCCCAACCCTCGCTCCGGAGTCACATATCGACGCCGTCTCATCCGGGGAGTGGTTTCTCCAGACCTCACCGGAACTGTGCATGAAGAGGCTTCTGGCCGCCGGGTATGACAGGATATTCCAGATATCGAAATGTTTCAGAGGCGCGGAGCGGGGGAGTCGCCACGTTCCTGAATTCACGCTTCTCGAGTGGTACCGCCGCGATGCCGGGTACGAAGACCTCATGGATGAATGTGAGGACCTTCTGCTGTTTGTGTCGGGCCGCCTGGGACGGGGTACGCGTCTTCGATATCGTGACGAGTGGATCGGTCTGGCAAGGCCCTGGGAGCGGATATCCGTGAGGGATGCCTTTCTCCGGTTCTGCCCGGTGCCGGTGGAGCAGGCCCTTGATGACGGCAGTTTTGACGAGCTCATGGTCACCCATATCGAACCCCGTATCGGCCGGGGAAAACCGGTTTTTCTTTACGATTATCCAACATCCCTGGGTGCCCTGGCACGGAAGAAACAAAGCGACCCCACCGTGGCGGAACGCTTCGAGCTTTACCTGGGTGGTCTCGAGCTGGCGAACGCCTTTTCCGAGCTGACAGAGGTGGCGGAGCAGAGGGACCGCTTTCGGAAAGAGGAGGAATACCGCCGGAAGGCCGGTAAAACCCCTTATCCCCCGGCGGAAAAATTTCTGCGTGCCCTGGAGCGCATGCCGGAATCGGCCGGGATCGCCCTCGGTATCGACCGGCTTGCCATGATTTTTGCCGATGCAACCTCCATTGATAACGTGCTGAGCTTCACGCCGGAGATGCTGTGA
- a CDS encoding PKD domain-containing protein, whose protein sequence is MKIAWVKRLKSILFLCISISLFIIVGCAGSGDDNASAKEEKDLFYLSVSTDELTERYRDCSIGTAVTVSFNKALALEPAGTGTKSLAADDDMSAVEGAGLMKVFKGEQLEEITGTLYLSGDGRELTFVPDELLAPGAAYTVLVSSVIRSIDDDCLGEDYCFQLATNDTTTVVDILADPAVILQGEQVTFAVDSTVPYRSVLWTFNSGDADSVTSYGTGPLYTYNAPGIYRVTLNVEDIYGREFTAGKDIRVFKNIAAAMTEKGGFLDVQMVDPSALDEGTLSSLVDTYSEDVLAAVTADVYTSGGKGKATRAEPSRVETLAEIIPGRPLTSLAIRPERIASFGADYIKTLIREGRFLGIVSFKGFPTILSYYPLNDYYVLEMFVNEGNINVQYRDDIYDIDITSTEMSPTPWLHQMSIPICQEVLDNLQRYLPKMIRRPLDVFYTRNGFFRLDTIEEARETKSVTGGYARKWNIGGSFSLGPVTFSASVGSGGVSADVDVDDSLTDLYNLLTGDLIDLLTGLKDFVLKIVDMNPFQYLEDVKDGCEDIKTEFVSLHSTFSSAGGIVTGATDPAALIGDVRDLLYTSAGASVKSVAEEAINVLNCTGGAFELISEPLLAVGDAGTFLAGFVPSLSTDSYIVFHVGTDELSLKVKAGSVQQTLSLDTLNTLLEYADTVLDELGADFPLSDVVSKMGIIDAALGSGVAGEVGFYYTGSRQELKFQFSVLTGSTELFRLRVMLSPTSSGLDIKVTNPLQTDTYVLLEYQPFSLPSGTDDTVAMMFDILALASSPFPDITLTMQTKYRDIIMQITSRLRPDYGFTAYINLGVELDYYIGIGGKGEVGVQIYVGVDGSAISGEVVKNAAKSAFTAGRDSFSQFFSTVSGDGGSYNRMNFPDEDQFIDFLYTFMGDLRTQLVANGVAESLLGAVTVGISPSAEIGIGLGAGGTGTGGGAVNLSLGTAFDMNANLLFFRDTLLAYYRNKDVNTFLMTPLMESMEAMNASDRSNPFDVKGIAKLFEEGFMEIIEQLPAGSETETTKYNAINGLFNSMAQNVSFGLSFQAGIDGELEEGGDIEAGFALGPSISANGEFVFNTLYPVLSKALTLKGAPQTIKDRLIVLDQPGIFPEVSFTLPLSGSIELGFDEAVQVNLGVGAQMNFIEGTVTLQGDPFRTVTAGGIYGTKKLRTYPVVAMTQSPSTAVRGQAVTFSVSQSELKTGTTIADTTWYINGQEITGNGAVIENSETIATVTDTTSATAITFTPGKIMEYRVRCDVTDSDGRNDFDYIVYVTANQVPTQPVLTLLDNAQLTRIDRIPLSATDPDGDPLTFEVKISWDAGFTNVLYSYTFTGTEIALPYSIIDGNSYYIKVRAYDGMDYGPWSAVKYFSVIPLPVELISPVNGQNFIYGAQDIITFEWDSDADYYDYRFMIADNTSFVSPIVDEFAGTARLYEFSGTELEGTPPGVYYWRVAGYNLQAEALDWGETWSFTLGPPPTVLYDPAHKASISHTQPVHFEVEDPGDVDSFEFQYSVTPSFGWGNVGNVSTSTIWETGPLPVGTYFWRARTLANGIPSAWTEARMFWVTNTAPSKVTLTGHQKGGCIDGTLKLNFTSTDPDGDAITYLVYLRAGADDGGGLPTYDLLKSYTVTQNQITFDLTEGGYDFYVDIQAMDALGALSPGWDKNQMFHAYTYNCPPEPPKPLSPIDGYEVIRDNVTLTAQVPTDPDGDPITQYIFLIKKGATEIQKTSAIPQVLVTDLEQGEYTWKVRAVSGTIVGVDMLQSGYGEERRFTVLDNQAPETINESPADGSVFPAVNWITLTVQVNDPEEDEILSCTFELADSSSVVADYKDIHSSSVEVGMQLPPEIYYWRAFAADAGGPGEFGPATCFSVIDGVIPPNIAGAEVGNEIEFLRVDGVVALTFKAHTYTTNCLGEFTGTLEYEIRDDESVLAVPIGNFENGVPFGLELPVGDYFWKARHVVAGMASAWSEPLVITVQEANERPLAENLTPVAGAIFNTDDDILLTMNATDPDEDPIQSHDFQYDPDPEFSEPVEFTDLPVDSVGTGTLTPGIYYWRCRAADEIGEGDWSEPTCFTVIDTVAVPDIEEAGNPTSYRQAAGELEITFHAVTDLRDCLENPVAGVLHYKISYSAGDDIVGTFENGVPFSLELAPGDYVWRAQHEVAGILSGWTEPFAFEVLEENGLPLSENVTPEAGAVFPIENVITLTLGVTDPDEDPILMYDFEYDTSAGFDDDPQQVIGAVTGSVDIVPPVLPADTYYWHGRAADAEGYGDWSQPTCFSVVANVATPNITDAGNATEFEEDDGEVDLTFNAITYTTNCLEQHVGELRYQIAWDDEFEEIDAEGVFVNGVAFTLEMNPGSYYWRAAHVVEGVWSEWSAAETFTVTEPVQALFSEDFESGLGDWSLVQSGAGIFVLETIVDGDSTVFHYRRSNSNGGGGEGGIQQSLDAIGITGYSAVYLEFDVKLISHSLTNSGSWTFNNGGTGEFPADVLLYFTDTNEDDYIWNHGFMLNVDSYGRQNYTVLTAGQWYHYTSPNLIGEQTTQTPGGSVTPIPSGTIGILNTLRLRGHGWDFEGEFDNVTITFVP, encoded by the coding sequence ATGAAAATTGCCTGGGTGAAACGTCTGAAATCCATTCTTTTCCTTTGTATCTCAATATCGTTGTTTATTATCGTCGGTTGTGCCGGTTCCGGTGATGACAACGCGTCGGCAAAGGAAGAGAAAGACCTTTTTTATCTCTCGGTCAGTACGGATGAGCTGACTGAACGATACCGGGACTGCTCGATCGGAACGGCCGTGACGGTTTCCTTCAACAAGGCCCTGGCCCTTGAACCCGCCGGGACGGGAACGAAATCCCTTGCCGCGGATGATGATATGTCGGCCGTCGAAGGTGCCGGTCTGATGAAAGTCTTCAAAGGGGAGCAGCTGGAAGAAATAACGGGAACGCTATATCTTTCCGGGGATGGACGGGAGCTTACCTTTGTTCCCGATGAACTCCTTGCTCCCGGAGCGGCCTACACCGTTCTCGTATCGTCGGTGATCCGTTCCATCGACGATGATTGTCTTGGCGAGGACTACTGTTTTCAGCTTGCAACGAACGATACCACCACGGTGGTGGACATCCTGGCGGACCCCGCTGTGATCCTCCAGGGTGAGCAGGTAACCTTTGCCGTTGATTCCACCGTCCCCTACCGGTCGGTCCTCTGGACGTTCAACAGCGGTGACGCCGATTCGGTGACGTCGTACGGGACCGGTCCCTTGTATACCTATAATGCCCCCGGGATCTACCGCGTCACGCTGAACGTCGAAGACATCTACGGAAGGGAGTTCACCGCCGGTAAGGACATCCGGGTGTTCAAGAACATTGCCGCGGCCATGACAGAAAAGGGCGGGTTCCTCGATGTGCAGATGGTCGATCCCTCGGCGCTTGATGAGGGGACGCTCTCGTCGCTCGTCGACACTTACTCTGAAGATGTCCTGGCGGCGGTGACCGCCGATGTGTATACCTCGGGGGGAAAGGGGAAGGCGACACGCGCCGAGCCATCCAGGGTGGAAACGCTGGCGGAAATCATTCCCGGCCGGCCGCTTACGTCCCTTGCCATAAGACCGGAACGGATCGCCTCCTTCGGGGCGGACTATATAAAGACGCTCATCAGAGAAGGTCGTTTTCTGGGAATCGTGAGCTTCAAGGGATTTCCCACCATCCTGTCCTACTATCCGTTGAACGACTACTATGTCCTGGAAATGTTCGTCAATGAAGGCAACATCAATGTTCAATACCGCGACGACATCTATGATATCGACATTACCTCTACGGAAATGAGCCCCACCCCCTGGCTCCACCAGATGTCGATCCCGATCTGCCAGGAGGTTCTTGATAATCTCCAGCGATACCTGCCGAAAATGATCAGGCGGCCGCTGGATGTGTTCTATACCCGTAACGGTTTCTTCCGGCTTGATACCATCGAGGAGGCCCGGGAGACAAAGTCGGTAACAGGGGGATATGCTCGCAAGTGGAACATCGGCGGCAGCTTTTCCCTCGGACCGGTGACGTTCAGCGCCAGCGTCGGAAGCGGCGGTGTCAGCGCCGATGTCGATGTGGATGACAGCCTGACGGATCTTTACAATCTTCTGACGGGGGACCTTATCGACCTCCTCACGGGGTTGAAGGACTTCGTTCTCAAGATAGTCGACATGAACCCCTTTCAATATCTTGAAGACGTGAAGGACGGCTGCGAAGACATAAAAACGGAGTTCGTCTCGCTGCACAGTACGTTCAGTTCCGCCGGCGGCATCGTAACAGGAGCCACGGACCCGGCGGCGCTGATCGGTGATGTACGGGACCTGCTCTATACGAGCGCGGGCGCCTCGGTCAAATCCGTGGCTGAAGAAGCCATCAATGTGCTGAACTGTACGGGTGGCGCCTTCGAGCTCATCTCGGAACCGCTGCTGGCCGTCGGGGACGCCGGCACCTTCCTGGCGGGATTCGTCCCGTCGTTATCGACCGATTCTTATATTGTTTTCCATGTGGGCACGGACGAACTTTCACTGAAGGTAAAGGCGGGTTCTGTCCAGCAGACCCTGTCGCTGGATACCCTGAACACCCTCCTTGAATATGCCGATACGGTTCTTGATGAACTGGGCGCCGATTTTCCCTTGAGCGACGTTGTGAGCAAGATGGGGATAATTGATGCGGCCCTCGGCTCCGGCGTTGCCGGCGAGGTCGGATTTTACTACACGGGAAGCCGTCAGGAACTGAAATTCCAGTTTTCCGTCCTTACAGGGAGCACCGAGCTTTTCAGGCTGCGGGTGATGCTCTCGCCCACGTCATCGGGGCTCGACATAAAAGTGACGAACCCCCTGCAGACGGACACCTATGTCCTTCTTGAATATCAGCCCTTCTCTCTGCCGTCGGGCACGGACGATACGGTGGCCATGATGTTCGACATACTCGCTCTTGCGTCGAGTCCCTTTCCCGATATCACGCTGACCATGCAGACGAAGTACCGGGACATCATCATGCAGATCACCTCACGCCTCCGGCCGGATTACGGGTTTACCGCCTATATCAATCTGGGGGTGGAACTGGATTACTATATCGGTATCGGCGGAAAGGGAGAAGTGGGCGTCCAGATATATGTGGGTGTCGATGGAAGCGCCATCTCCGGCGAGGTGGTAAAGAACGCGGCCAAGAGCGCCTTCACGGCCGGCCGGGATTCCTTCTCCCAGTTCTTCAGTACCGTCAGCGGTGACGGCGGTTCCTATAACCGTATGAATTTCCCCGACGAGGACCAGTTCATTGATTTCCTCTATACCTTCATGGGAGATCTGCGTACCCAGCTGGTGGCGAACGGCGTCGCGGAAAGTCTCCTGGGGGCAGTGACGGTCGGTATCTCTCCCTCGGCGGAGATCGGTATCGGTCTCGGCGCCGGCGGCACGGGAACGGGCGGCGGTGCCGTAAATCTTTCCCTGGGGACGGCCTTTGACATGAACGCGAACCTTCTCTTTTTCCGTGATACCCTGCTCGCCTATTACCGGAACAAGGATGTCAATACCTTCCTCATGACACCCCTCATGGAATCGATGGAGGCCATGAACGCGTCTGACCGGAGCAATCCCTTCGATGTGAAGGGCATCGCAAAGCTCTTCGAGGAAGGATTCATGGAAATAATCGAACAGCTGCCGGCGGGCTCCGAGACCGAGACGACAAAGTACAATGCCATCAACGGGCTCTTCAACAGCATGGCGCAGAATGTCAGCTTCGGCCTCAGTTTCCAGGCCGGGATCGACGGCGAGCTTGAGGAGGGTGGAGACATCGAAGCCGGTTTTGCCCTCGGTCCCTCGATCTCCGCGAACGGGGAGTTCGTCTTCAACACCCTCTATCCGGTCCTGTCAAAGGCATTGACGCTCAAAGGCGCGCCGCAGACCATAAAGGACCGTTTGATCGTCCTGGACCAGCCGGGGATATTCCCCGAGGTTTCCTTCACCCTTCCCCTGAGTGGAAGCATCGAGCTGGGATTCGATGAAGCGGTGCAGGTGAACCTGGGCGTGGGAGCCCAGATGAACTTCATCGAGGGAACGGTCACCCTCCAGGGAGACCCCTTCCGGACCGTGACGGCCGGCGGGATCTACGGAACGAAGAAACTGCGTACCTACCCGGTGGTGGCCATGACACAGTCACCGTCGACGGCGGTACGGGGCCAGGCGGTAACCTTCTCCGTCAGCCAGAGCGAACTGAAGACGGGGACGACCATAGCCGATACCACATGGTATATCAACGGCCAGGAGATCACCGGGAACGGGGCGGTAATAGAGAACAGTGAAACGATAGCCACTGTGACCGATACAACCTCTGCCACGGCGATAACCTTTACGCCGGGTAAGATCATGGAATATCGTGTCCGATGTGATGTGACGGACAGTGACGGACGGAATGATTTCGACTATATCGTGTACGTTACGGCCAACCAGGTGCCGACACAACCCGTCCTTACCCTCCTCGACAACGCCCAACTGACACGGATCGACCGGATCCCCCTGAGCGCCACCGATCCCGACGGGGATCCGCTGACCTTCGAGGTCAAGATATCCTGGGATGCGGGTTTCACCAATGTCCTCTACAGCTATACCTTTACGGGAACGGAGATCGCGCTTCCCTATTCGATCATCGACGGAAACTCTTATTACATAAAAGTGCGGGCCTATGACGGAATGGATTACGGACCCTGGAGCGCCGTCAAGTATTTTTCGGTCATCCCCCTGCCTGTGGAGCTCATATCGCCTGTGAACGGCCAGAACTTTATTTATGGGGCCCAGGATATCATCACCTTTGAGTGGGACAGCGATGCCGATTATTATGACTATCGATTTATGATTGCCGATAACACGTCGTTTGTGTCTCCCATAGTCGATGAATTCGCAGGAACCGCTCGTCTGTATGAGTTTTCCGGCACGGAGCTTGAAGGGACACCCCCTGGAGTGTATTACTGGCGTGTGGCAGGCTACAACCTGCAGGCCGAAGCCCTTGACTGGGGAGAAACCTGGAGCTTCACACTGGGCCCTCCGCCGACCGTGCTCTATGACCCGGCCCACAAAGCAAGTATTTCGCACACCCAGCCGGTCCACTTCGAGGTGGAAGACCCGGGCGATGTCGATTCTTTTGAATTCCAGTATTCCGTTACCCCCTCGTTCGGGTGGGGGAATGTGGGAAATGTAAGCACGTCGACCATCTGGGAGACGGGGCCACTTCCAGTAGGCACCTATTTCTGGCGCGCACGAACGCTGGCGAACGGTATCCCAAGTGCCTGGACGGAGGCACGAATGTTCTGGGTCACGAACACGGCACCATCGAAGGTTACCCTCACCGGTCATCAGAAGGGCGGTTGCATTGACGGGACGCTGAAACTGAACTTCACTTCTACGGACCCCGATGGGGACGCCATTACCTACCTGGTGTATCTCAGGGCCGGGGCTGATGATGGCGGCGGACTGCCGACATATGACCTTTTGAAGTCCTACACTGTCACGCAGAATCAGATCACCTTCGATCTCACTGAGGGCGGCTATGATTTCTACGTCGACATCCAGGCCATGGATGCCCTCGGCGCACTCTCCCCCGGCTGGGACAAGAATCAGATGTTCCATGCGTATACGTATAACTGTCCGCCGGAACCGCCGAAGCCGCTCTCTCCCATCGACGGCTATGAGGTCATTCGTGACAACGTGACCCTTACCGCCCAGGTACCGACCGATCCCGACGGTGATCCCATCACCCAGTATATATTCCTGATAAAGAAAGGGGCCACGGAAATACAGAAAACCTCAGCGATACCTCAAGTCTTGGTGACGGACCTTGAACAGGGTGAGTATACATGGAAGGTCCGGGCCGTCTCGGGTACCATCGTTGGAGTCGACATGCTGCAAAGCGGGTACGGTGAGGAACGCCGGTTTACTGTTCTCGACAATCAGGCCCCCGAGACGATCAATGAATCGCCGGCCGACGGCAGCGTTTTTCCCGCCGTCAACTGGATCACCCTGACGGTGCAGGTGAACGATCCCGAGGAGGATGAGATCCTCTCCTGCACGTTCGAATTGGCCGACAGCAGCTCCGTGGTGGCTGATTACAAGGATATCCACAGTTCATCGGTCGAGGTCGGCATGCAGCTTCCCCCTGAGATCTATTATTGGCGGGCCTTTGCCGCCGACGCGGGAGGCCCCGGCGAATTCGGCCCTGCCACCTGTTTCAGCGTCATAGACGGTGTTATCCCGCCGAACATTGCGGGCGCAGAGGTGGGGAATGAGATTGAATTTCTCCGTGTCGACGGCGTGGTGGCCCTGACCTTCAAGGCGCATACCTATACAACGAACTGCCTCGGTGAATTTACGGGGACCCTTGAGTATGAGATCCGCGACGATGAAAGCGTGCTTGCCGTTCCCATCGGCAACTTCGAAAACGGTGTCCCCTTCGGCCTTGAACTTCCGGTGGGCGATTATTTCTGGAAGGCGCGCCATGTAGTGGCCGGGATGGCCAGCGCCTGGAGCGAGCCGCTGGTGATCACCGTTCAGGAAGCGAACGAACGACCCCTGGCGGAAAATCTCACGCCCGTGGCGGGGGCCATATTCAACACCGATGATGATATCCTTCTGACAATGAACGCGACGGACCCCGATGAAGACCCCATCCAGTCCCACGATTTTCAGTACGATCCAGACCCGGAATTTTCCGAGCCCGTCGAGTTTACCGACCTGCCGGTGGATAGCGTCGGAACCGGGACCCTCACGCCGGGTATCTATTACTGGCGGTGCCGGGCGGCCGATGAGATCGGCGAAGGTGACTGGAGCGAGCCGACCTGCTTCACGGTCATCGATACCGTTGCCGTACCGGATATAGAAGAAGCCGGAAATCCAACGAGTTACCGCCAGGCCGCCGGGGAATTGGAGATCACCTTCCATGCCGTGACCGACCTGCGCGACTGTCTGGAAAATCCCGTTGCCGGTGTTCTTCACTATAAAATTTCCTATTCCGCGGGCGACGACATTGTGGGGACCTTTGAAAACGGTGTGCCCTTTTCCCTGGAACTCGCCCCCGGGGATTATGTCTGGCGGGCCCAGCACGAGGTTGCCGGCATCCTGAGCGGGTGGACAGAGCCCTTCGCCTTTGAGGTGCTCGAAGAGAACGGGCTTCCCCTGTCCGAGAATGTGACACCCGAAGCCGGAGCCGTATTCCCCATCGAGAATGTTATTACCCTGACGCTGGGTGTGACTGATCCCGATGAAGACCCCATTCTTATGTATGATTTCGAGTACGATACGAGCGCGGGCTTTGACGATGATCCCCAGCAGGTGATCGGTGCCGTAACAGGCTCGGTAGACATCGTACCCCCTGTTCTTCCCGCCGATACCTACTACTGGCACGGCCGGGCGGCCGATGCCGAGGGATACGGCGACTGGAGCCAGCCCACCTGCTTCAGTGTCGTCGCGAACGTGGCGACGCCGAACATCACCGACGCGGGGAACGCGACGGAGTTCGAGGAAGATGACGGCGAGGTGGATCTTACCTTCAATGCCATTACCTATACCACGAACTGCCTTGAACAGCATGTCGGTGAACTTCGCTACCAGATAGCCTGGGATGATGAATTCGAAGAAATCGACGCCGAGGGAGTGTTCGTCAACGGCGTGGCCTTTACCCTTGAGATGAATCCGGGTTCCTATTACTGGCGGGCGGCCCACGTGGTCGAGGGGGTGTGGAGCGAGTGGAGCGCGGCGGAGACCTTTACTGTCACCGAGCCGGTGCAGGCCCTCTTCAGTGAGGACTTCGAATCCGGCCTGGGTGACTGGAGCCTGGTCCAGAGCGGTGCGGGGATATTCGTCCTTGAGACGATCGTTGACGGTGACAGCACTGTGTTCCATTACCGTCGGTCCAATTCGAACGGCGGCGGAGGTGAGGGCGGCATCCAGCAGTCCCTGGATGCAATCGGCATTACCGGTTATTCGGCAGTGTATCTCGAATTCGATGTCAAGCTCATCAGCCACAGCCTGACGAACAGCGGTTCATGGACCTTCAATAACGGTGGTACCGGGGAATTCCCCGCCGATGTGCTGCTCTATTTCACGGATACGAACGAGGACGATTATATCTGGAATCACGGATTCATGCTGAACGTCGATTCCTACGGGAGACAGAACTACACAGTGCTGACGGCAGGGCAGTGGTACCATTACACCTCGCCCAACCTGATCGGGGAGCAGACGACACAGACGCCGGGGGGGAGTGTTACGCCGATACCGAGCGGAACGATTGGAATTTTAAATACCCTGAGGCTTCGGGGCCATGGCTGGGACTTCGAGGGAGAGTTCGACAACGTAACGATAACCTTCGTTCCCTGA
- a CDS encoding YncE family protein translates to MKRSSFRSIPYCFYCVFLLAFIASMIVACDSDSSRQQLKVTITGPAYNEKYVEGNAVTFSGTATSKGEPLTGDSLEWASSIDGTLGTGEEFVTDGLSVGHHIITFTATDDRGDWKARSTRVRVRTRYPDEVVKTIYVGALFPAVLPDDSTLYLTNADDENIVTVIGLPRIWIKDVIDVGNTPYGIAVKPNGTRLYVANVYDKTLSVINPISNTVIDTIALGNGPYDVSITYDGRYVCVTNSDDNTVSVISTATNLVAGTIPVGQWPHGLAAMPDERTYVYVANSHDGTVSVLRLATNEVIETVPAGTDPFNIVITPDGSTVYVTNFESDTVTVIDTADNSIITTIPVAAGPYDIAVTPDGNYVYVTNFKADQLTVIDVEDNTIIDEIPLGDGPFGVAVSNDGTQVYVANSFDDTVSFLGFSIR, encoded by the coding sequence ATGAAAAGAAGTTCCTTCCGGTCAATCCCGTATTGTTTCTATTGCGTTTTTCTTCTCGCCTTCATTGCATCGATGATCGTCGCCTGCGACAGTGACAGCAGCAGGCAGCAGCTCAAGGTCACCATCACCGGCCCTGCCTATAATGAAAAATATGTGGAAGGAAACGCCGTCACCTTTTCGGGAACGGCAACGTCAAAAGGTGAACCGCTGACGGGCGATTCGCTGGAATGGGCTTCCTCTATCGACGGAACACTCGGAACGGGGGAAGAGTTCGTCACCGACGGTCTTTCAGTGGGGCACCACATCATCACCTTTACAGCGACCGATGACCGGGGCGACTGGAAAGCCCGCTCGACCCGGGTGAGGGTGCGGACGCGGTACCCCGATGAGGTGGTGAAAACCATTTACGTGGGGGCCCTCTTCCCGGCGGTGCTTCCCGATGATTCCACGCTCTATCTGACCAACGCCGACGACGAGAATATCGTCACGGTGATCGGGCTTCCCCGCATCTGGATCAAGGACGTCATAGACGTAGGGAACACCCCTTATGGCATCGCGGTAAAACCGAACGGCACCCGTCTGTACGTGGCGAACGTCTATGACAAAACGCTCTCTGTGATCAATCCAATATCGAACACGGTGATCGACACGATCGCCCTGGGCAACGGTCCCTATGATGTCTCCATCACCTACGACGGCAGGTACGTCTGCGTGACCAACTCCGATGACAACACGGTGTCGGTGATATCAACGGCGACGAACCTGGTAGCGGGAACGATACCGGTCGGACAGTGGCCCCACGGCCTCGCCGCCATGCCCGATGAACGGACCTACGTGTACGTGGCAAATTCCCACGATGGTACGGTCTCCGTCCTGCGCCTGGCCACGAACGAAGTGATCGAAACGGTACCCGCCGGTACGGACCCTTTCAACATCGTCATAACACCCGACGGCAGTACCGTCTATGTGACGAACTTTGAAAGCGACACGGTGACGGTCATCGACACGGCGGACAACAGCATCATAACGACCATCCCCGTCGCCGCCGGGCCTTACGACATCGCCGTGACCCCCGACGGGAACTACGTGTACGTGACCAATTTCAAGGCCGACCAACTTACCGTCATCGACGTGGAGGATAACACCATCATCGACGAGATCCCCCTCGGCGACGGCCCCTTCGGCGTGGCCGTCAGCAACGACGGGACCCAGGTCTACGTGGCGAATTCCTTCGACGACACCGTATCGTTCCTCGGCTTCTCCATCCGGTAA